In Arachis stenosperma cultivar V10309 chromosome 1, arast.V10309.gnm1.PFL2, whole genome shotgun sequence, one DNA window encodes the following:
- the LOC130963185 gene encoding UDP-glycosyltransferase 84B2-like → MSSSKEVINVLMVSPTLQGHLNPTLHFAKRLASKGVHVTLAIPEELRQRFQKLHNQETNNFHHHSDKPSKIQLAYFSDGLSVDHDRSNDPAAFFASFETKGAENLSNLITHLKEHDRSFSCFIANPFMPWSVDVAVSHGIPCAMFWPQASALFSIYCRYACKTNCFPDMENPNETLQLPSLPTLQVRELPSFLLPSCPPYHKKLVTDFEPILDKVKWILGASVYEFEEEIVNSMASLRPILTIGPLVSPYLLGQKESEDFDDLSVNLLRPEDSCLQWLNDKATSSVIYVAFGSLMELSQKQMDNIAIALKNTKKPFLWVIRPQKGGAELPQEFLEETKEKGLVVTWCPQANVLMHPAVACFVSHCGWNSTLEALTAGVPIVALPDWSDQPTNAKLVEDVFKTGVRMRIGEEEDGVASAEEVERCITEVMEGPMAEEIKMRAGGLKEAALKAMVNDGSSERNINRFVTEISGKST, encoded by the coding sequence AtgtcttcatctaaagaagTTATCAATGTCTTAATGGTGTCACCAACTCTTCAAGGCCACCTGAACCCAACTCTCCATTTTGCGAAACGCCTTGCATCAAAGGGTGTCCACGTCACATTAGCAATACCCGAAGAACTACGTCAGCGTTTCCAAAAACTTCACAACCAAGAAACCAATAATTTCCACCACCATAGCGACAAGCCATCAAAGATCCAACTAGCGTACTTCTCTGATGGCCTTAGCGTTGACCATGATCGCAGCAACGATCCCGCGGCTTTCTTCGCATCCTTCGAAACCAAAGGTGCGGAGAATCTTTCAAACCTCATCACTCACCTAAAGGAGCACGATCGAAGCTTCTCGTGCTTCATCGCAAATCCTTTCATGCCGTGGTCAGTGGATGTTGCCGTTTCTCATGGAATTCCTTGTGCCATGTTTTGGCCCCAAGCTTCGGCTCTTTTTTCCATTTACTGTCGCTATGCATGCAAAACGAACTGTTTTCCTGACATGGAGAATCCAAATGAGACCCTTCAGTTACCATCACTGCCAACGTTACAGGTTCGAGAACTTCCCAGCTTTTTGCTCCCCTCTTGCCCTCCCTACCACAAGAAATTGGTTACGGATTTTGAGCCAATCTTGGACAAAGTGAAATGGATTCTAGGAGCTTCCGTTTACGAGTTTGAAGAGGAGATAGTGAACTCCATGGCTTCACTGAGACCTATTCTCACCATTGGACCCCTTGTGTCACCATATTTGTTAGGACAAAAAGAGAGTGAAGATTTTGATGATCTTAGTGTAAATTTGTTGAGGCCAGAAGATTCTTGTCTACAATGGCTTAACGATAAGGCAACTAGTTCGGTTATCTACGTGGCATTTGGTAGTTTAATGGAACTTTCACAGAAGCAAATGGATAACATCGCAATTGCTTTGAAGAATACAAAGAAACCGTTTCTCTGGGTGATTAGGCCACAGAAGGGTGGTGCTGAATTGCCACAAGAGTTCTTGGAAGAAACCAAAGAAAAGGGATTAGTGGTGACGTGGTGCCCTCAGGCAAATGTGCTAATGCATCCTGCAGTGGCTTGCTTTGTAAGCCACTGCGGGTGGAACTCGACCCTGGAAGCTTTGACGGCCGGCGTACCGATCGTTGCCCTTCCCGACTGGTCAGATCAACCGACGAATGCTAAGCTTGTAGAAGATGTGTTTAAGACTGGGGTGAGGATGAGGATtggggaagaagaagatgggGTTGCGAGCGCAGAAGAGGTTGAGAGGTGCATTACGGAAGTCATGGAGGGTCCCATGGCTGAAGAGATTAAGATGAGAGCAGGGGGGCTAAAAGAAGCTGCACTGAAAGCGATGGTGAATGATGGTTCGTCAGAAAGAAATATCAATCGGTTTGTCACCGAAATTTCTGGGAAATCCACTTAG
- the LOC130976378 gene encoding UDP-glycosyltransferase 84B2-like, producing MINVLMVSPTLQGHLNPTLNFAKRLASKGVHVTLAIPEETPHRFQNLNTQKTNSHHHNNNPSKNQLEYFSDGLSIDHDRSKDPATFIASLETKGAENLSNLMTHLKKNDRSFSCLITSLFMPWSVDVAVSHGIPCAVLWPQASALFSIYYRYVCNANHFPNMENPNETLQLPSLPMLRVRELPSILLPSCPPYLKKLLMDFKPILDKVKWILGSSVYEFEEEILNSMASLRPILTIGPLVSPYLLGQKESEDSDDLTANLLRPEDSCLQWLNDKATSSVIYVAFGSLMEFSQKQMDNIATALKNTKKPFLWVITPQKGGAELPQGFLEEIKERGLVVTWCPQAKVLMHPAVACFVSHCGWNSTLEAVTAGIPIVALPNWLDQPTNAKLVEDVFKTGVRMRIGEEEDGVASAEEVERCITEVMEGPMAEEIKMRAVGLKEAARKAMLDGGSSDRNINRFVTEISGKFT from the coding sequence ATGATCAATGTCTTAATGGTGTCACCAACTCTTCAAGGCCACCTGAACCCAACTCTCAATTTTGCAAAACGCCTTGCATCAAAGGGTGTCCACGTCACCTTAGCAATACCCGAAGAAACACCTCACCGTTTCCAAAACCTCAACACCCAAAAAACCAATTCCCATCACCACAACAACAACCCATCAAAGAACCAGCTAGAGTACTTCTCCGATGGCCTTAGCATCGACCATGATCGCAGCAAAGACCCCGCGACCTTCATTGCTTCCTTGGAAACCAAAGGTGCGGAGAATCTTTCGAACCTCATGACCCATCTAAAGAAAAACGATCGAAGCTTCTCGTGCTTGATCACAAGTCTTTTTATGCCGTGGTCAGTGGATGTTGCCGTTTCTCATGGAATTCCTTGCGCTGTGCTTTGGCCCCAAGCTTCTGCTCTTTTTTCCATTTACTATCGCTATGTATGCAACGCGAACCATTTTCCCAACATGGAGAATCCAAATGAGACCCTTCAGTTACCCTCACTGCCGATGCTAAGGGTCCGAGAACTTCCTAGTATTTTACTTCCTTCTTGCCCTCCCTACCTCAAGAAATTGCTGATGGATTTTAAACCAATCTTGGACAAAGTGAAATGGATTCTAGGATCTTCCGTTTACGAGTTTGAAGAGGAGATACTGAACTCCATGGCTTCTCTGAGACCTATTCTCACCATTGGACCCCTTGTGTCACCTTATTTGTTAGGACAAAAAGAGAGTGAAGATTCTGATGATCTTACTGCAAATTTGTTGAGACCAGAAGATTCTTGTCTACAATGGCTTAATGATAAGGCAACTAGTTCGGTTATCTACGTGGCATTTGGTAGTTTAATGGAGTTTTCACAGAAGCAAATGGATAACATCGCAACTGCTTTGAAGAACACAAAGAAACCATTTCTCTGGGTGATTACGCCACAGAAGGGTGGTGCTGAATTGCCGCAAGGGTTCTTGGAAGAAATCAAAGAAAGGGGGTTAGTGGTGACATGGTGCCCTCAGGCGAAGGTGCTAATGCACCCTGCGGTGGCTTGCTTTGTAAGCCACTGCGGGTGGAACTCAACCCTGGAAGCGGTAACGGCCGGCATACCGATCGTTGCCCTTCCAAACTGGTTGGATCAACCGACGAATGCTAAGCTTGTAGAAGATGTGTTTAAGACTGGGGTGAGGATGAGGATtggggaagaagaagatgggGTTGCGAGCGCAGAAGAGGTTGAGAGGTGCATTACGGAAGTCATGGAGGGTCCCATGGCTGAAGAGATTAAGATGAGAGCAGTGGGGCTAAAAGAAGCTGCACGGAAAGCGATGCTGGATGGTGGTTCGTCAGATAGAAATATCAATCGGTTTGTCACCGAAATTTCTGGGAAATTCACTTAG